Proteins from a genomic interval of Oreochromis aureus strain Israel breed Guangdong linkage group 6, ZZ_aureus, whole genome shotgun sequence:
- the p2rx3b gene encoding P2X purinoceptor 3b, which yields MWSCITDFFTYETTKSVVVKSWTIGIINRVVQLLIITYFIGWVFLTEKAYQIRDTAIESSVMTKVKGFGIYNNKVMDVADYVTPTQGASVFCIITKLITTENQVQGYCPESEKKYICTDDRNCTKYINKPGSYGIATGRCVPFNATIKMCEIKGWCPAEIDTIKTTPMMEIENFTIFIKNSIRFPTFNYTKGNFLPNITQDYIHKCNFDMVNNTYCPIFRVGDVVRYAQQNFTNLADKGGVIGIKIGWMCDLDKSDDHCNPSYSFTRLDAMSQKNAVSPGYNFRFAKYFKMENGTDYRTLVKAYAIRFDVLVNGNAGKFNMIPTLINMVAAFTSVGVGTVLCDIILLNFLKGAEQYKAKKFEEVSDNPSEGSGLYRSQLSLRQTMTKSNDSGAFSIEPYS from the exons ATGTGGTCTTGCATCACAGACTTCTTCACCTACGAAACCACTAAGTCGGTGGTTGTGAAAAGTTGGACTATTGGAATCATCAACCGTGTTGTCCAGCTCCTCATCATCACTTACTTCATTGG ATGGGTGTTTCTCACTGAGAAGGCCTACCAGATTAGAGACACAGCGATTGAATCCTCTGTGATGACCAAGGTCAAAGGCTTTGGAATCTACAATAACAAGGTTATGGATGTAGCAGACTACGTCACTCctacacag GGAGCTTCGGTGTTCTGCATCATCACTAAACTGATTACTACAGAGAACCAAGTCCAAGGATACTGTCCTGAG AGTGAAAAAAAGTATATTTGTACAGACGACAGAAACTGCACAAAGTACATCAATAAGCCGGGAAGTTACG GAATCGCTACAGGGAGGTGTGTTCCTTTTAATGCCACGATCAAGATGTGTGAGATTAAGGGTTGGTGTCCTGCTGAGATCGACACCATCAAGAC CACACCAATGATGGAAATAGAAAATTTCACCATCTTCATTAAAAACAGCATCCGCTTCCCGACCTTCAACTACACCAA AGGGAACTTCCTTCCTAACATCACTCAAGATTATATTCACAAGTGTAACTTTGACATGGTCAACAACACCTACTGCCCGATCTTCAGAGTGGGAGATGTCGTCCGCTACGCCCAGCAGAACTTCACTAATCTGGCAGACAAG GGAGGAGTGATTGGAATAAAGATCGGCTGGATGTGCGATCTGGACAAGTCAGATGATCACTGTAACCCCTCGTACTCATTCACCCGACTGGATGCTATGTCACAGAAGAACGCTGTCTCACCTGGCTACAATTTCAG ATTTGCAAAGTATTTTAAGATGGAAAATGGGACTGACTACCGCACTCTGGTCAAAGCCTATGCTATCAGGTTTGATGTCTTGGTCAATGGAAAT GCAGGAAAGTTCAACATGATCCCTACACTCATTAACATGGTTGCAGCCTTTACATCAGTGGGAGTG GGCACAGTGCTGTGTGACATCATACTGCTCAACTTCCTGAAAGGTGCGGAGCAATACAAGGCCAAGAAATTTGAAGAG GTGTCCGACAACCCATCCGAAGGCAGTGGACTGTATCGTTCCCAACTGTCCCTCAGACAAACCATGACAAAGTCCAATGACTCGGGGGCATTTTCTATTGAACCCTACAGCTAA